A genomic region of Hippoglossus hippoglossus isolate fHipHip1 chromosome 8, fHipHip1.pri, whole genome shotgun sequence contains the following coding sequences:
- the p3h4 gene encoding endoplasmic reticulum protein SC65, with protein sequence MLLRSLCLALLLPALAEAQYEKYSFRGFPPKDIMPLDSAYGYALEQYGVQKWGESIKFLELSLRLHRLLRDSEAFCSRNCSSVSRDNDTLFADNSLRVVRHILLRAACLKKCKAGFPVFNLAYPRRDLLETFDQRVPYRYIQYAYYQLNNVQKAVAAAHTFLKKNPNDPYLVKNINYYKTLLDVEEYLIDHEEQPYESVFLKGVTLYNSGDFSNSARNMELAITHYFEVYSLCLAGCEGSYEILEFKDFYPTLADLYTDVLKCKVKCVAHLTPNVGGFFVEKFVATMYHYLQFSYYKLNDAKNAAPCAASYILFDPNDQVMQQNVEYYHFYQEQWGLKDQDFQPRPEAQRYFNQTTKQKEMLEFALNYLQTDDEDVVSPEEMGASHSENPDAEFEGMGDYEESFLAEWWQEPKTKSDAGVVVD encoded by the exons ATGCTCCTGAGAAGCTTGTGCCTGGCCCTTCTCCTCCCGGCGCTGGCGGAGGCTCAGTATGAGAAGTACAGCTTCAGAGGTTTCCCCCCGAAGGACATCATGCCGCTGGACTCCGCGTACGGATACGCGCTGGAGCAGTACGGGGTGCAGAAATGGGGAGAGAGCATCAAGTTCCTGGAGCTCAGCCTGCGGCTCCACCGGCTGCTGCGGGACAGCGAGGCGTTCTGCAGCCGCAACTGCAGCTCGGTGAGCCGGGACAACGACACTCTGTTCGCCGACAACAGCCTGCGCGTCGTGCGCCACATCCTCCTGAGGGCTGCGTGCCTGAAGAAGTGCAAGGCGGGGTTTCCTGTGTTTAACCTCGCGTATCCACGAAGGGATTTATTGGAAACTTTCGACCAGAGGGTGCCGTATCGGTACATACAGTACGCGTACTACCAG CTCAATAACGTGCAGAAGGCTGTGGCGGCCGCCCACACCTTCCTGAAGAAGAACCCGAATGACCCCTACCTTGTCAAGAACATTAACTACTACAAAACTCTGTTGGACGTGGAGGAATATCTCATCGACCACGAGGAGCAGCCGTACGAG agtGTTTTCCTGAAGGGCGTGACGCTCTACAACAGCGGAGACTTCAGCAACAGCGCCCGAAACATGGAGCTGGCCATCACGCATTACTTTGAAGTATACAGCCTCTGCTTAGCGGGCTGCGAGGGCTCGTATGAGATCTTGGAGTTCAAGGACTTCTACCCAACACTGGCAG ATCTCTACACTGATGTGCTGAAATGTAAGGTGAAATGTGTGGCGCACCTGACGCCCAACGTCGGAGGATTCTTTGTGGAGAAGTTTGTGGCCACAATGTATCACTACCTCCAGTTTTCTTATTATAAAT TGAACGATGCGAAGAACGCTGCTCCGTGTGCAGCCAGTTACATTCTGTTTGACCCCAACGACCAGGTGATGCAGCAGAATGTGGAGTATTATCATTTCTACCAGGAGCAGTGGGGCCTCAAGGATCAGGACTTTCAGCCCCGGCCT GAGGCCCAGAGGTATTTTAACCAGACGACCAAACAGAAGGAGATGCTGGAGTTTGCACTGAACTACCTACAAACAGACGATGAG GACGTGGTGAGTCCAGAAGAAATGGGCGCCTCTCACTCGGAGAACCCCGATGCTGAGTTTGAGGGGATGGGAGACTACGAGGAGTCCTTCCTGGCCGAATGGTGGCAGGAACCCAAAACAAAGTCGGACGCGGGAGTGGTCGTGGACTGA